Part of the Plasmodium knowlesi strain H genome assembly, chromosome: 11 genome is shown below.
ACCCTaattcgtaatttttttttacatgtacatttttatcatttgccAGCTCTTCTAACATAGCTACTTCTCCCTTCAATTGACTTAGCTCCTTCTCCATGGAGTCTACTTTAGCACTTATGTAGTTCCGTTCACTGGTTTCGGAATCACTTTTTATGTTGGAAGAAAGTTGACATGATAATTGTAGCAGTTGTTTCGTTTGTCTTTCGTTTATGTCGTTAagcattttatttctccttcttaattcaattatttcttcatcgttccgtagaattttttcctcctgttcTTTCACGTTTTCTTCGTCTCCACTGTGAAGGAGTCGGAGTTTTTCAAGGACCTTGGTCCTATCGCCTAGTACCAGATCGCATATCTTTGTGGCGCACTCTACGGCCATCTTCCTATGTTGCTTAAGCGAGCAGTTCCTTTCTGTGGACTGGTTTTTCTCAGTCTCCACCATTGACTTCGCCTTTTCGTCGGACGAATTTCTTAATAGGATCATTTGCTTTACCACCTCATCATACTCTCTACCTTGAACTTTGCAACACAGATGGTTTGCAACTTTCTCTTTGAGATGGTCGTAGAAGGTAGACTCTACATGGATATTCGTTCCagtttttgtttctttctttaactTGGGGGggtaacttctttttctttcttcactCACTTTGGCTTCGTTAAGCGGCACGGCGCAGCGCTCACGTTGGTTAGCACATTTATCATCATGTTGGTTGGCACATTTATCATCAGGCTCGTTAGCACATTTATCATCAGGTTGGTCATGTTCATCACTTCCGTCGCTGTCGCTGTGCGCTTGCCAATCCCCTTGCGGAGACCCACACATCGACGTAGCATCCTTTCCTCTCCACTCCACCCCCCCAATTtcgtcttcccttttttcgttATCCTCACATGTGTTAGATTCTTCATGTCTATTTCGCACACTTCTTTTCGCCTCACCATCGGATTCGCTAACGTTGTTACCATTGGATTCGGTTGAGTCGTCTTTATCAGATTCGCTTGAATCGTCTTCTCCATCGTTatcgtcttcttcctctccgtTTCGAAGGTGCCCTTTTCTTGGGAGCGAGCACTCCCCTACCCCTATTGCGCATCTCATTGTTTCTTCGTCCCCCGGGAAGTGGCACTCATCGTCTTCGTTCGGGAGTGCCAATTTGTTGTTAATGGTGTTTAGGAGTTTCTTCTTCGCTACATCTATGTCGTGCAGAAATTTAAACATGGTATAGTGAAAAGCTTGTGCATTCACACAATGTGCTGATTAGTAAGAGAACATGTAGCGGGAAAGAtataaagggggggggtgaaaaacggacgaaaaaaaaggtaaaacaaAATGTGCAGTCAACTGTATGTGCATACTCACGGATGATGAGGAATAGGACTACTTACCCTGCTCCACCCCCCACCCACATCCCCATGGCACAGACTAACAGGAGTTACAACCATGTGAAAGAACACACAAAACAAAAGCGAACTTAAGAATATATGTTCGTACACGAACGTGCAGGTAATTAATAACGTGTATATACACTTGGGAATGGGGGGAAAGAGGAGGAGTCAAACCTGTGGGTACTTCATTTCTCCATCAAATGCTAACGCGTGAGATTATAAGTAAATTGGCATCGCGTGAAGCTGAGTGGGAATGAAGTAATGTTTCCCTAAAGGaagaattcaaaaaaaaaaaaagaaaaaaaaaaaaaaaaaaaaaacaataaaccTTGGTGCGTTGCTACGTAtgcgcatatttttttttgaggcaaaaatgggagaggaagaagagttGCCTCCACGATAATAATGGAGAAGGCCgtaattattttcccttcccaataagaaaaaatgtttagaAGAGGtgggggaaatggaaaagcgAAAGAGTGACATCCCCCACAAATAGAGATTACAACTGGATCTCACAATTGGATGTCACCACACAGGGTATGCGAAGAAATCtgctaaaatggaaaaacgtCTCTTTTCTAAACTACGCACAAGGGAAGGGTGATACTCCATGCAGATGTATCTGTGCCGCTGTGACCATGgtatttgttccattttcaGGTGTAGCATTACGTAACAGGTTGGTTCCTCTACCGTTTGGATAGGTaggtgacaaaaaaaaaaaaaaaaaagaataaaataaaataaattgtgcAACCACTATATTAGGGTGGGAACTCCCCGAGGGGCAACTAAACTGGAAGAACGAGCAGACATTAACCATCACCCCctgaaaagaacaaaaaaaggtggtGCTAACATCAATGCGGCGATGTTGCACCACGATGTAATGGCTGCATGTGGAACCCTCTAGGTGGAACGCCCACGTAAACACCCGCATACTTCACGAGCTTGTTGTTGGTAATTTGTTCCTGCCGGTGGGCCATGAAGGAGAGTAGTCTCATTATGAAAAACACAGATGGTAGCAAAGGAAGAGGTACACCTAAAAGGTGAAATGTCAAGAGGGGATAATAGTAGCAGGAGGCATGTTTCTTCTGATTCTTTAAGAAGAATTCTTCCACTTGTTCGAAATGCTTTAGGCAATGGAGATTCTTCTCACATGTGTTGTTGCAGTACTCGGTCAGATGTTCTTTAAGGATAGCGTTCTTCTCCCTGTAGGAGTTTCCCttgtgaaagaagaaatccaCATTCAGGTGTGTGGCGATCTCGTCGTCCAAATGGTTTCCCTGGCGAAGGTGTCCCCCTTCGGGTTCACGGTTTTTATGAAATTTGTTATGCTCACCCCGCTTAATTGTCCCTACCGAAGGAACGACAAATCTGAGGAACCCCTCCAGAGAGTCACGCAAGTCAACGTTCCTGAATGCATCTATATAGAATGTGCTAGCGGAGACGCATAAACTGAAATAATTGTGGCACTGTACACTACTGAGCATGCGAACGAAGAAGGTATTCTCATTTATACCCTGTTCGCACATGCATACGAGGAAGGCATTTAATagttttattctttcttctctccaCGGATGGGGAGTTAAGGTTTGCCCCTTGGATTCATTGCTCTCCCGTGAAGCGTTCAGATTTTCCgcatcatcttcttccttccctttgttATGGAAGTttacttctttcccttccgtGGGGTACGCATCAATGAGGAAGGAAGTGAAATCTGCGTAATCGTTCATGGGTGGAGAAACCAATTCGGAATGACCCCATCGGAGAAGTAACTTTACAGATGCAGCCAATATTTTGAgataattaaaaagggggtcGTGTGTGCTTTTTGGTTCTCCTTCTGTTTCTGTTTGTTGTTCCGATTGGTGAGAAAACTTAAGTAGAGCTATCCGTATCAGCTGCAAGGGATCTGAAGTCTGAAGCAGTCTTCCCATTTCTAAGACATTCCTTTCGCAAAAACGgtttaattcattttgcacgtaacaattttttcgcTTCAATTCACTTTCGTTTGGCCATCGCTTatgtaggaagaaaaaaataacttcaTCGAATGTAGCACGCCTGCACAGATCCCTCACGTCCATTCCCCTGTAAAAGTGTCCTACCGGGGAGGTGGTGGTGGGGTAGAGAAAAAAGTACGCAAAAAGTGAGATGTGCTGAGAATTACCAATTATGTGTACCATGGTATATACTTGGCACACAAATGAGGAATCTAATTCCCGCTTTGTTGCCGATCTGTCGCAGCCCCACTCGCTAGCTACCTTTGAAGTCCAGGAAAATTTCTGTCTCCAACATGACGCATGGTTGTGGGTGTCCACAGGTACTTTCTGATCGGTCCCCATTCTTATGGAGGTGGTAAGAATGTCTTCTTATCAGATACACGGGATTATTAGGAAGGTGGAATTCCCTCCCCCTGGTGGTGGGAAGGGCACGCTTCAGACTACGCATGCTGATGCATAAATCgtcgttttgtttttttacaaagggcgaagggggggggtactTAATTATCCACGTTAGGGGTAGCTATTCACCCAATGGATTTAGCTCCCCAGTAAATTAGGTCCACTGGGATGGTGTGCATGTGCAAAGGTAAGGTGCGCATATATAGGCCTTTTTACCACCctgaaagggaaaggatcATCTGgtaagttctttttttttttttttttttttttttttttttactgccCCTTCCCCTACTCCACTTGGACAAACATGATGGAGAACACTCACAGATAAATAATTAGACCATCCCCATCCGGtgattcgtttttttttttttttctcccctcgTTACAAGCCACGAAAGGGAGTTGTAGCCATACATGTTTCGTCCTTGGCCACCACAAGGTCAAAGTGCAATACGTATTGTTGTTTTATCCTTTCGTGTTATATGTACAGGAGTGTGGTGTGGGCTTAAGAGGAATTGCACTGGGGTGGATAATGGTGGTGGAGGTTGTTCATATGTTTGTTCCATTAAGGTACCCCTTCTGAGGAGAAAAGCCACAACCTGCGTGCCCTTTACTCCAACCTCATATTTGTGTTAGAACGAGTGGAAACTATTTCCTCTTcagccacaaaaaaaaaaaaaaaaaaaaattctcactATGTTAAGGGTTCGTTGTTTAAGAGTACacggaggggaaggaaaagttgttttccctttaaaTGTTGTTCACACCGAGTTCGTGCGTTCGTCGTGTTCGTCTCGTTTGTCGAGTTTGCCCCTTAGTGGCGACTGCACCGCGGGAACCGCGCGCATTAAGTGTCACATGGGAAAGAATTCAGCCACAGCATAGGGCAAAGGTATATAGGTGCCTTCATACTAAACGCATGTATGGTACTATATGtgcgcatgtatatatattagcTCCCCCCCATCATGGCGTGCTACTATCCGGCACGCCTCTCTACCACGACTGACTTTACCCCCGTGCTCCATCGACTGCCCATTGAGCACAACGGACAACGAAACCCCCCTATTTTCTACGGAGAGAGAATACAAACGGACGAACTGAAGTAACCCTTCGAATAGCGCCGATGAATGTGGcgggggaatttttttttttttttttttttttttttttgttcagtttggttctctttaaaaattacaaaaggAGTGTTTCCGAAATTGTTTTCTCTGATTAACCTTAACAACTGGAGTTGTGTTAACTTTGCACTTTAGAAATGGAGTTCaacaaaggagaaagagCACGCGTGgcattttgtttttgaacGAAGCGTATCGTCAATACACGACGTTCATCGTATCATTATTGTcgtaaaaattttgttatcatatgtttaaatatatacaccttTAAGTacgtatgtatttatatatttatatatttatgtattttttttttttttttttttttttttttttttttttgtttgtttgtttgaaCGCCGCCAGGCATTGTCCCAATTACCTTAGTGGGTGTGTTGGAGGGAGGAAGCTCCTTTTAACTTTTAAACCCATAAAGCGAATTATCCGTTTGTGTGCGCTAACCCGTAGAGGAGCGCATATAACTGatttgtatgtgtgtatgtacacgCACTTCTATAGACTTAATTTTACACACCAAGGTACCCCCCGAGCGGAGCAACTCCTCACCGTTTCGCTTTGCCTTTGCAGCCGTCTCCTCCCATTTATCTCCTTCACTGGTACGGAAAAGTAGCACCATCGTTAGTATCACATCACTTCGCCGTTTTGAGTGGCGTACTCCACACCGCAACGTATTCCATTTTGCTCCATTTTTGTAGCTCCCAATTTGTATGACCCCCTCTCACTTTTTCCAGGCCAACAGAAGCGctaaaaagagagagaaaaaaaataaaataaaataaaataaaataaaaagtttgAGGGCAGTTTCTTAAGAAGGAAGCCACGACAATAGGCGCTACCCCTGTTTCAAGGCATCGAAGAATGTGTAAGCCCATCGCATAAATCTACAGGGATACGCAaaagggattttttttttttttttttccccccattaATTTGGATGTATAGGCACCAGTTACCAGTAGCTACTATTATATACGACGAAGAACTATATACCACCTAAAATCTGTAGTGTGACAAAATGGACCTCCTGCTGGCGAAGgccatttgcattttcaccTTCGTGTGTGTGGCAACGTTCGGATGCTCCATCCCATACCTCATAGGTCTCCtcgggaataaaaagaatgcTGAGCATGAAAATAGAATTAAGGGTGTTCTGTCCAACTTGAACTGCTTTGGATCTGGTTTCATCTTTTCCATCGTCATGTTTCACCTCCTCCCAGAGACGATCATGACAGTGACATCTCATAGTCATattgttttatttaattCTTCCGATCCTGAAGCCAAAacgttattcatttttttatttgtttttattgGTTTTGCTATGCAATTGGCTTTGGAATATGTCCTTCCTGTGGATGGTAACATGTGCTGTGTTGTAAATGATAATGTCAAGTCTATGCTGGAAGATAATTTTGCCAAGTAGGTTCCATCCCCACCTAGGTGGGCATGTGTGAGAAAGGAGAAACATTGCCTTTTGTGTCTTACCCCCCCTCCCCATCTCTGGTGGCCAACTCCCCACCTTCCTACTCTATTGGTGAAAATGCACCTGCAGAGGAATAAATGACATTTCTTCTGCTAACCAttcgtttttcccctttcctgcAGAAACAAGTACCAAAGTAAAAAGAGCGACTCCATCAACATCGAGATGCACAGTGTGGTAAGTTCAGCTCGATCCTGTGATCGTTTGTGGTATGGCGGTGTGCCCACCTATCCGTGAGTTAAATTATACCCGTCCCCCAAGCACCGGTCGACGCCACTtgccccctcccccctttcatttctcattttttcaattttgtaaatttgtcATCCCTTCTACTATGAACATAACGCATATCCTCGCATCCTCTCCCTTCAGACGGTGAACGAACATCAGTACCACCACGCATGTGATAGCCAGCATTTCAAAAAGCAGCAGAATATCGTGAAGTTTCTGCATGTGCTAACTTTGCAgtctttttttctgaccATATCCCTGGCGGTGCACTCGTGCATTGAAGGTAGGCGCAGGAGAGGAGGGGAGCGACAGTACTAATATGTGAGCTTGTCTGGCTCAAGGGTTTCATCTACTCTCCTTTGGAGTGTGATGTCCTACCTCGCTCCGAAAAGATTGGCTAGATTACTCACTGCCATGTCAGCACAGGAACATTTAGTGGAGTACTGTACCCCCTCGGATAATTCCTTTTGTATATACTTTTATaacgacattttttttttttttttttttttttttttttaccccacCCCAGGAATGATTGTTGGAACGTCAAATGATGTTAACTTCGTGTTTATAAACtccttttgtattttatCGCACAAGTGGATCGCAGGGGTGACGGTTGCCCTCTCACTGAACCAGAACAACATAGTAAGTTCACCCATTGGCGTGTGCATGTACGTGTACGTGTGCGGGGGTGTCTGCTTGCGCATCGctgcgtgtgtgtgtttgaATGTTCGTCACATGGttaccccccccttcatATTACCACGCAGAGCAAAAACCTGAAGATCATCCTCCtgatcattttcattttttcctcccctcttGGGATAATCATTGGACACCTAATAAAATCTTCGGGTACTTTCGCCGGGGGCATTACCTACCCTTTCCCATGCGTTTGAAGAGAATTACACTTATTGTATTCATCTGCACATATATGCCCATGTGCCAATGCTTCCTTTGCTTTCCCCCCGTTCGCAGGCGAGAAGGTGACTTGCGTGATTAACGCTGTTTCTATTGGGACACTGCTCTTCATCGGATGCGAGGTGCGCAAgcggaaagaaaagaagaaaaacaaaacacacaaacatatatatatatatatatatatatatatatatatatatatatatatatatatatatatatatatatgtagacacATATGCGTAGTTATATAGATACCCCCCCCGCCCATTTTTTGCAGATTTTGCTAAACGAAATAAAGCAAAAGTTTAGTCGCAAGATACGATTGGCCAAATGGTTGAGCTTCTGCTCCTCCTGCGTAATTGCGTTTCTTCTCATTATGATGACACAACACCTGGCTCCACACGCCCACGCGCACAGTCTTGATCACGGCCACAGCAGTAACCACCATCAAGCGCATTGACCACCCCTCGGCGTAGTCACCACTTTGAGGAGGTATGCGGGGCGCAGTTGGTCATTAGTCAATTCCGTAAGGCCCATTTTTGAAGAGCCTCCAAGCGAAGTCCCTCTAGTCTggttaaaaaagagaaacggGAGAAACACTTTTTCGAATGTCCATAGTGATGGCAAAACTAACTCACAGAAATGAGAGAGTTGCCTCGGGGGAGCGACCTAATCCCACGTGAACAACACatggtgtatgtgtgtgtttttttttttttttttttcgtgcaatttttttttaaaagtttttttttttttttaattttttataagttttttttttttttaatttttaaaagttttttttttttttttaatttttaaaagtttttaAATTTACAGTTTAAGTTGAGCGTCCCGCGTCTGCACGCGTGCACGCca
Proteins encoded:
- a CDS encoding zinc transporter ZIP1, putative, coding for MDLLLAKAICIFTFVCVATFGCSIPYLIGLLGNKKNAEHENRIKGVLSNLNCFGSGFIFSIVMFHLLPETIMTVTSHSHIVLFNSSDPEAKTLFIFLFVFIGFAMQLALEYVLPVDGNMCCVVNDNVKSMLEDNFAKNKYQSKKSDSINIEMHSVTVNEHQYHHACDSQHFKKQQNIVKFLHVLTLQSFFLTISLAVHSCIEGMIVGTSNDVNFVFINSFCILSHKWIAGVTVALSLNQNNISKNLKIILLIIFIFSSPLGIIIGHLIKSSGEKVTCVINAVSIGTLLFIGCEILLNEIKQKFSRKIRLAKWLSFCSSCVIAFLLIMMTQHLAPHAHAHSLDHGHSSNHHQAH
- a CDS encoding citrate synthase-like protein, putative, producing MRSLKRALPTTRGREFHLPNNPVYLIRRHSYHLHKNGDRSESTCGHPQPCVMLETEIFLDFKGHFYRGMDVRDLCRRATFDEVIFFFLHKRWPNESELKRKNCYVQNELNRFCERNVLEMGRLLQTSDPLQLIRIALLKFSHQSEQQTETEGEPKSTHDPLFNYLKILAASVKLLLRWGHSELVSPPMNDYADFTSFLIDAYPTEGKEVNFHNKGKEEDDAENLNASRESNESKGQTLTPHPWREERIKLLNAFLVCMCEQGINENTFFVRMLSSVQCHNYFSLCVSASTFYIDAFRNVDLRDSLEGFLRFVVPSVGTIKRGEHNKFHKNREPEGGHLRQGNHLDDEIATHLNVDFFFHKGNSYREKNAILKEHLTEYCNNTCEKNLHCLKHFEQVEEFFLKNQKKHASCYYYPLLTFHLLGVPLPLLPSVFFIMRLLSFMAHRQEQITNNKLVKYAGVYVGVPPRGFHMQPLHRGATSPH